A genomic window from Cyprinus carpio isolate SPL01 chromosome B9, ASM1834038v1, whole genome shotgun sequence includes:
- the LOC109045261 gene encoding prostaglandin F2 receptor negative regulator-like — MDKGTGLRPVIMIIAFVLVCEGRVVKVPVRPLVRVEGQAVSIRCDVSDYEGPRDQEFEWSLILADDKLLSLVSTFDSNFVDPSVRDRVNSGDISYNKLGDAAVELKFKKVRATDSGLYRCSTPSTDTLISGNYYADVELKVIGDSLKVAPAIPKSAVSEGESVELQCNTTRSFAEHTFLSVIWSIRKESSPLQEILTFGPDNKIKVGGNYTQRYTDGGLQLDLRGGGFYGLVLKRAKPSDQGEYVCMAQEWVRQGEEGRNWRKILEKSEEMGKVVVTPTELQFKVNLTASLNPQSTSEPTELRCEVVDLLHLQDGRLGVTWSYSANTPGEVSQKKITIASVNEQGALIASSEYQQRLDSGDIAVTRRESNIFVLRMLQTRDADMGSYSCGVTAWKPTQKSGWEKAKEVQSAPVTVQWTPKIPVLQVLAHRVREASTGGSTFEMSCQVTGQNLKNPGYSVLIRFEETLGGKSRKVLSLSQDSVLQLEEWSEPSRIDSVVLEKTGQLEYRFRLYGAQVTDRGFYYCDVTAWTRDQTQDWIKAISAESSKIEIAFVHTGPVFNISIHSEANNVLIGDTVQMKCVISILEASPNTGDLAFEVRWFQKKAWAVDNGVQPLISMDRWGVVKKTGSNDTSLERTDRNTFILSLHKIQDRDVGEYYCSATPWLLSPATGAWNKENDLISTSSFLFIKLELWESLKMPVGYGLTAAVIASLLSVLLGLAVAHCCFSRNPMHTPRPRNKLMELEMD, encoded by the exons ATGGATAAAGGGACGGGACTCCGTCCTGTGATAATGATTATTGCTTTTG tGTTGGTCTGTGAGGGCCGTGTGGTGAAGGTTCCGGTCCGTCCTCTGGTACGTGTAGAGGGGCAGGCTGTCTCCATTCGCTGTGATGTGTCTGACTACGAGGGACCCCGAGATCAGGAGTTTGAGTGGTCTTTGATCCTTGCCGATGATAAATTGCTCTCGCTCGTCTCCACCTTTGACAGTAATTTCGTGGACCCTTCAGTGAGGGACCGGGTTAACAGTGGTGACATCAGTTATAATAAGCTTGGAGATGCTGCTGTTGAACTCAAATTCAAGAAGGTCAGAGCAACCGACAGTGGCCTGTACCGCTGCAGCACCCCGAGCACTGATACGTTGATCAGCGGGAACTACTACGCCGATGTGGAGCTCAAAG TGATTGGGGACAGTCTTAAGGTGGCTCCAGCCATTCCCAAGTCAGCTGTGTCTGAGGGAGAATCAGTGGAACTCCAATGCAACACAACACGGAGCTTTGCGGAGCACACCTTCCTCTCCGTTATCTGGTCCATAAGGAAAGAGAGCAGCCCGTTGCAGGAAATCTTGACATTTGGGCCGGATAATAAGATCAAAGTAGGAGGCAACTACACTCAGCGTTATACAGATGGTGGACTTCAGTTGGACCTTCGTGGAGGTGGTTTTTATGGATTGGTCCTGAAGAGAGCAAAGCCGTCAGACCAAGGGGAGTATGTGTGTATGGCCCAGGAGTGGGTGAGACAGGGTGAAGAAGGAAGAAACTGGCGCAAGATACTGGAGAAGTCTGAGGAAATGGGAAAGGTTGTTGTTACACCCACAG AGTTGCAATTCAAGGTTAACCTTACAGCCTCTCTGAATCCTCAGTCCACTAGCGAGCCCACTGAACTGCGCTGTGAAGTGGTCGACCTCCTCCACCTCCAAGATGGCCGCCTGGGCGTGACCTGGTCTTACTCTGCAAACACACCTGGAGAAGTATCTCAGAAGAAAATCACTATAGCCTCTGTGAATGAGCAAGGAGCTCTGATTGCAAGCAGTGAGTACCAGCAGAGGCTGGACAGTGGGGACATAGCAGTGACCAGGAGAGAGTCTAACATCTTCGTTCTGCGAATGCTTCAGACTCGAGATGCGGACATGGGCTCTTATTCCTGTGGAGTAACAGCATGGAAGCCCACTCAGAAAAGTGGATGGGAAAAAGCAAAGGAGGTCCAGTCAGCGCCTGTCACTGTTCAGTGGACACCAAAGA TACCAGTTTTGCAAGTATTAGCCCATCGTGTGAGAGAAGCCTCGACTGGTGGATCCACATTTGAGATGAGCTGTCAAGTGACTGGTCAGAACCTGAAGAATCCAGGCTACTCTGTGCTTATTCGCTTTGAGGAGACCTTGGGAGGCAAGTCCCGCaaagtactgtctcttagccaaGACTCAGTCTTGCAGCTAGAGGAGTGGAGCGAGCCGAGCCGCATTGACAGCGTGGTTCTGGAGAAAACCGGACAGCTCGAGTACCGCTTCCGTTTGTATGGGGCCCAGGTCACAGATCGGGGGTTCTACTATTGTGACGTCACGGCCTGGACACGAGATCAGACCCAAGACTGGATCAAAGCCATCAGTGCGGAGTCCAGCAAGATTGAGATCGCTTTTGTACACACAG GTCCAGTATTCAACATATCCATTCATTCAGAAGCAAACAATGTGTTAATTGGGGACACAGTCCAAATGAAGTGTGTCATATCCATCCTGGAAGCTTCTCCTAACACTG GTGATTTGGCATTTGAAGTGCGCTGGTTCCAGAAAAAAGCCTGGGCTGTAGATAACGGAGTGCAACCTCTCATCAGTATGGACCGCTGGGGAGTGGTAAAGAAAACCGGCTCCAATGACACCAGTCTGGAGCGCACCGACCGGAACACGTTTATCCTCAGCTTGCACAAGATTCAGGATAGAGATGTGGGAGAATACTACTGTTCTGCCACACCCTGGCTCCTGTCCCCTGCTACTGGAGCCTGGAACAAAGAGAATGACCTCATCTCCACTTCATCATTTCTGTTTATCAAACTAGAAT TGTGGGAATCTTTGAAGATGCCTGTGGGATATGGTTTGACTGCTGCTGTGATCGCTAGTCTTCTCTCAGTGCTGCTGGGTCTTGCTGTCGCCCACTGCTGTTTCTCCAGGAACCCCATGCACACGCCGCGTCCCCGTAACAAGCTTATGGAGCTGGAGATGGATTAA